The following coding sequences are from one Dermacentor andersoni chromosome 5, qqDerAnde1_hic_scaffold, whole genome shotgun sequence window:
- the LOC126530007 gene encoding uncharacterized protein, with protein MAELKFVQYLLDEEKLILQIMEKFQSQVNKLRVEEMNLLSALRDKQFEETAAERPMQEEELAAVDLTGSNAEVEDDEEPTNSELIDLRVGSILSTPMDISSEPRDISEEEDET; from the exons ATGGCGGAACTAAAGTTTGTTCAGTATCTATTGGACGAAGAGAAACTTATCTTGCAAATTATGGAAAAATTTCAGAGCCAAGTAAACAAGCTCAGGGTCGAGGAGATGAATCTGCTGAGCGCACTTCGTGATAAACAGTTCGAAGAGACGGCCGCTGAACGACCTATGCAAGAAGAAGAGCTGGCGGCGGTTGATTTGACG GGTAGCAATGCTGAAGTTGAAGACGACGAGGAGCCGACGAATTCCGAGCTCATTGACCTGCGAGTTGGTAGCATCCTAAGCA CACCGATGGATATTTCAAGCGAGCCTCGAGACAtcagtgaagaggaagacgagaCGTAA